In the Magnetospira sp. QH-2 genome, one interval contains:
- the lysA gene encoding diaminopimelate decarboxylase — translation MDHFQYRDGQMHVEDVPLATIAESVGTPFYCYSSATLERHYDAFADAFEGQNALVAYAIKANSNMAVIRTLGLRGAGVALVSGGELRRAQQAGIPAQKIVFSGVGKTEAELIAGLDAGILQFNVESEPELRKLSEIAVARGKTAPVAIRVNPDVDAGVHHKITTGLKENKFGIEWTAAREIYAKARDLPGIEVVGLSVHIGSQLLDLEPFRKAFLKISDLVAMLRQDGHDIRNLDLGGGLGIPYDGGPSPAPADYAALVKETVGNLDCLLVLEPGRMITGNAGVLVTRLLYRKEGATRTFYVVDAGMNDLMRPTLYDAYHHMEPVRQSDSNAEPLPVDVVGPICETGDTFGKQRPLPAMEQGDLLIMRTAGAYGAVMANTYNTRAGIPEVLASGDRWTVVRRRMEVADLLALESMPDWLEGDDDPA, via the coding sequence ATGGACCATTTCCAATATCGTGACGGCCAGATGCATGTGGAAGACGTGCCGCTCGCCACCATCGCCGAGTCGGTCGGCACGCCGTTCTATTGTTATTCCAGCGCCACCCTGGAACGGCACTATGACGCCTTCGCCGATGCCTTCGAGGGCCAGAACGCCCTGGTGGCCTATGCCATCAAAGCCAATTCCAACATGGCAGTGATCCGCACTCTGGGCCTGCGCGGCGCCGGAGTCGCCCTGGTTTCCGGCGGCGAGCTGCGCCGGGCTCAACAAGCAGGCATTCCCGCACAAAAAATCGTATTCTCGGGCGTCGGCAAGACCGAAGCGGAATTGATTGCCGGACTGGATGCGGGCATTTTGCAGTTCAACGTGGAATCCGAACCGGAGTTGCGCAAGCTGTCGGAAATCGCCGTGGCCCGTGGCAAGACGGCGCCGGTGGCCATCCGGGTCAATCCGGATGTGGACGCCGGTGTGCATCACAAGATCACCACCGGACTGAAGGAAAACAAGTTCGGTATCGAATGGACGGCGGCCCGGGAGATCTATGCCAAGGCCCGCGACCTGCCGGGGATCGAGGTGGTCGGGCTGTCGGTCCATATCGGCTCGCAATTGCTCGATCTGGAACCTTTCCGCAAGGCCTTTCTCAAGATCAGCGATCTGGTGGCCATGCTGCGCCAGGACGGCCATGATATCCGCAACCTGGACCTGGGCGGTGGATTGGGCATTCCCTATGACGGCGGACCGTCTCCGGCACCCGCCGACTATGCGGCGCTGGTCAAGGAAACCGTGGGCAACCTGGATTGCCTGTTGGTGCTTGAACCCGGTCGCATGATCACTGGCAACGCCGGAGTGCTGGTCACCCGGCTGCTGTACCGCAAGGAAGGCGCCACCCGGACCTTCTATGTGGTCGATGCGGGCATGAACGATTTGATGCGTCCGACCCTCTATGACGCCTACCATCATATGGAACCGGTGCGGCAATCGGACAGCAACGCCGAACCCTTGCCGGTGGACGTGGTCGGCCCCATTTGTGAAACCGGCGATACCTTTGGCAAACAGCGCCCTTTGCCCGCCATGGAGCAAGGGGATCTGTTGATCATGCGCACCGCCGGAGCCTATGGCGCGGTGATGGCCAACACCTATAACACCCGCGCGGGAATCCCCGAGGTGCTGGCTTCCGGCGACCGTTGGACGGTGGTGCGTCGGCGGATGGAAGTGGCCGATCTGCTGGCCTTGGAATCCATGCCCGACTGGTTGGAGGGAGATGACGACCCGGCGTGA
- a CDS encoding DUF4175 domain-containing protein codes for MTTRRETRLNRLLPLARAGLAWEILWPRLWIPIGLLYLFFAIALTDWLPLLPGWLHGLLLASFAVGFLLTLIRAVITAPAVTEAEVARRLETDSALVHHPLTTLRDKPVNPNQRDSRTDALWRAHVSRAAQTLDRLRWTPPRPEVAKLDPWALRTVPLLLLVAAIATAWGDIPPRLGRALTPVAASDSFPLAQLDMWITPPDYTGVPPLHRDQAGLGPVRVPVRSRLLLQVSGSDADLVLRQGDQDTPLSDLGDGSRRVEVVLDRGNDIQLLAGADPVAAWPLSLIPDLAPDLAFAEAPEGNSLGLLKVAYSGRDDYGIVAMDLVINLPATTIAAQRIALAPPSERRPIGRLNHDMARHAWAGQKAALRLWARDAAGNETVTEPVLTSLPTRVFSHPVATELARLRSRLASDKQSRVYGALSLNRLKRNPDAFDHDIVVYLGLATAQTRLLENNDPAVIGVLRDLFWDLALRLEEGNMGLARRDLEKARQDLLEALRDGVDKGDLAALAQSLREAMERMMRAMEKALSDVPPDLQPLMEATRVVTGDDLERMLDKLAQLMREGNFEEAMDLLGELGQITNALQEAGKGGMDPEALRAAQEILDDLRALESEQQQVMDETFRTVPPQTPMDPKVPRAKRKMDADERARLQSLAERQQDLAGRLTKTRGKLAKLLGDVPLDLTKAGLAMSRAERALESQRARSALPRQSEALDGLRKGLDQMLQDLSKAAGGGKGRMPMMGRGQGQDPFGRRGGSPMGEAQTGPIGIPKEGVAERATKIRREIQRRANEDQRSNEERRYLRRLLERE; via the coding sequence ATGACGACCCGGCGTGAGACCAGACTGAACCGCCTGTTACCGCTGGCCCGTGCCGGGCTGGCCTGGGAAATCCTTTGGCCTCGGCTATGGATTCCCATCGGGCTGCTCTATCTGTTTTTTGCCATCGCTCTTACCGACTGGCTGCCATTGTTGCCCGGGTGGCTGCATGGGCTGCTGCTGGCATCCTTCGCCGTCGGGTTTTTGCTGACCTTGATCCGAGCCGTGATCACCGCGCCGGCGGTCACCGAGGCGGAAGTCGCCCGACGATTGGAGACTGACAGCGCGCTCGTCCACCATCCCTTGACCACCCTCCGCGACAAACCTGTCAACCCGAACCAGCGTGACTCGCGGACCGATGCCCTGTGGCGGGCTCATGTATCTCGGGCGGCTCAAACTCTCGACAGGCTGCGCTGGACGCCGCCGCGCCCCGAGGTCGCCAAACTGGATCCCTGGGCCCTGCGCACGGTTCCACTATTGCTTTTGGTTGCGGCCATCGCCACGGCCTGGGGCGATATCCCCCCCCGTCTGGGTCGCGCCCTGACCCCGGTGGCGGCTTCTGATTCCTTTCCGCTGGCTCAGTTGGATATGTGGATCACACCGCCGGACTATACGGGCGTTCCGCCGCTGCACCGGGATCAGGCCGGTTTGGGGCCGGTCCGCGTGCCGGTGCGGAGCCGTCTGCTCTTGCAGGTTTCCGGCTCGGACGCGGATTTGGTGCTGCGCCAGGGCGATCAGGATACCCCCTTGTCAGACCTGGGGGATGGCAGCCGACGGGTCGAGGTTGTTCTTGATCGCGGCAACGATATTCAACTCTTGGCGGGTGCGGATCCCGTCGCCGCTTGGCCGTTGAGCCTGATCCCCGATCTCGCGCCCGACCTGGCATTCGCCGAAGCCCCGGAAGGCAACAGCCTGGGCCTGCTCAAGGTGGCCTATAGCGGTCGCGACGACTATGGCATTGTCGCCATGGATTTGGTGATCAACTTGCCGGCGACAACCATCGCGGCCCAGCGGATCGCCCTGGCCCCGCCCTCCGAACGACGCCCGATCGGACGCCTCAACCATGACATGGCCCGCCATGCCTGGGCCGGACAAAAGGCGGCCTTGCGCCTTTGGGCCCGGGATGCGGCGGGCAATGAAACAGTCACCGAACCGGTGCTGACCTCTTTGCCGACCCGGGTCTTTTCCCATCCGGTGGCCACGGAACTGGCAAGACTGCGGTCCCGTCTGGCCTCGGACAAACAGAGCCGGGTCTATGGGGCTCTCAGCTTGAACCGCCTGAAGCGGAACCCAGATGCCTTTGATCACGACATCGTGGTCTATCTCGGACTGGCGACCGCCCAGACCCGCCTGTTGGAAAACAATGATCCAGCGGTCATAGGTGTCCTGCGCGACCTGTTTTGGGATCTGGCCCTGCGCCTGGAGGAAGGCAACATGGGTCTGGCCCGCCGGGACCTGGAAAAGGCGCGGCAGGATCTGTTGGAAGCCCTGCGCGACGGCGTTGACAAGGGCGATCTGGCCGCGTTGGCTCAGTCCCTGCGCGAGGCCATGGAGCGCATGATGCGGGCGATGGAGAAGGCTCTGAGCGATGTGCCCCCGGACCTGCAACCGTTGATGGAGGCCACCCGGGTGGTGACCGGCGACGATCTGGAACGCATGCTCGACAAATTGGCCCAACTGATGCGCGAAGGGAATTTCGAAGAGGCCATGGACCTGCTGGGGGAACTGGGCCAGATCACCAATGCGCTCCAGGAAGCCGGGAAAGGTGGCATGGACCCGGAAGCCCTGCGCGCCGCCCAGGAAATCCTTGACGACCTCCGGGCCTTGGAAAGCGAGCAGCAACAGGTGATGGACGAAACTTTCCGCACCGTCCCGCCCCAAACTCCCATGGACCCGAAGGTCCCCAGGGCCAAGCGCAAGATGGACGCCGATGAAAGGGCTCGGTTGCAGTCGTTGGCGGAGCGGCAGCAGGATCTGGCCGGGCGCCTGACGAAGACCCGTGGGAAACTGGCCAAGCTGTTGGGGGATGTACCGCTGGACCTGACCAAGGCCGGTTTGGCCATGAGCCGGGCCGAACGGGCCTTGGAGAGCCAGCGGGCCCGTAGCGCCCTGCCCCGCCAGTCCGAGGCTCTGGACGGGTTACGCAAGGGTCTGGATCAGATGTTGCAGGATCTATCCAAGGCGGCGGGCGGCGGCAAAGGCCGCATGCCGATGATGGGCCGAGGCCAGGGGCAAGATCCCTTTGGACGCCGGGGGGGATCCCCCATGGGCGAGGCGCAGACCGGCCCCATTGGCATTCCCAAGGAAGGTGTCGCCGAACGGGCCACCAAGATCCGCCGGGAAATCCAGCGCCGGGCCAATGAAGACCAACGATCAAACGAAGAGCGCCGCTACCTGCGGCGACTCCTCGAAAGGGAATAA
- a CDS encoding DUF3426 domain-containing protein, translating into MIITCPNCSTSYSIDPATLGAQGRTVRCSNCGHNWNQTQQEANQPAPPPPPPPPPQEQAYPYGPPGGYPQQPPYYPPPPGAYYPPPGGYPPPYGQPGQPGQMQPGQMPPGQMPDMNQPLPDPAPEPEPEEDEDDIQFSLPEEPEPDPEDIAVEDEVPEPEPEPEPEPEEEPEEMPEELANEPDPEPMASFADDDEDDGGEFEEFEKMPDPEPIPQVFTADLDEPDKKEKKGGAILRVILIIVALLAVAAGMGAYFYKDELGEMVPGAEGILEAMETEEEMGAGLEIQNTKTEFSDEGGAQVMVVRGEIVNISEIDRSIPNIKLSVVNQNGVEVQSLVVKPSQPDVNAAGRQRFKAVLRNLSEEAANLEVLFTKDPPTN; encoded by the coding sequence ATGATTATTACTTGTCCGAATTGTTCAACAAGCTATTCCATCGATCCCGCCACATTGGGCGCGCAGGGCCGTACGGTCCGCTGTTCCAATTGCGGCCATAATTGGAACCAGACCCAGCAGGAGGCCAACCAACCGGCGCCTCCGCCTCCGCCCCCGCCTCCACCACAAGAACAGGCCTACCCCTATGGTCCGCCGGGTGGCTATCCGCAGCAGCCGCCCTATTATCCGCCGCCGCCGGGAGCCTATTACCCGCCGCCGGGTGGCTATCCGCCGCCATACGGCCAGCCGGGCCAGCCTGGTCAAATGCAGCCTGGTCAAATGCCGCCGGGGCAAATGCCCGATATGAATCAACCTCTGCCCGATCCGGCGCCCGAGCCGGAACCGGAAGAGGATGAAGACGATATCCAATTCAGTTTGCCCGAGGAACCCGAGCCCGATCCGGAAGACATCGCGGTAGAGGACGAGGTTCCCGAGCCGGAACCCGAACCTGAGCCGGAACCCGAGGAAGAGCCGGAAGAGATGCCCGAGGAACTGGCCAACGAGCCGGATCCCGAACCGATGGCGTCATTTGCCGATGATGACGAGGACGACGGGGGCGAATTCGAGGAATTCGAAAAGATGCCGGACCCGGAACCCATTCCGCAGGTCTTTACCGCCGACCTGGACGAGCCGGACAAAAAAGAGAAAAAGGGTGGCGCCATTCTGCGCGTGATCCTAATCATCGTCGCCTTGCTGGCGGTGGCAGCGGGCATGGGGGCCTACTTCTACAAGGATGAACTGGGCGAGATGGTGCCGGGGGCCGAGGGAATCCTCGAGGCTATGGAAACAGAAGAGGAAATGGGCGCCGGGCTTGAGATTCAAAATACCAAGACCGAGTTCAGCGATGAAGGCGGCGCCCAGGTGATGGTCGTGCGCGGCGAAATCGTCAACATCTCCGAAATCGACCGGTCGATCCCGAACATCAAGCTGTCGGTGGTCAACCAGAACGGCGTTGAAGTTCAGAGCCTGGTGGTCAAACCGTCTCAACCGGATGTGAATGCCGCCGGACGCCAGCGGTTCAAGGCGGTGCTGCGGAATCTGAGCGAAGAAGCGGCCAACCTGGAAGTTTTGTTCACCAAGGATCCGCCAACTAATTGA